In the Gymnodinialimonas sp. 202GB13-11 genome, one interval contains:
- a CDS encoding uracil-DNA glycosylase family protein, protein MNDLITRATDLRSCRLCADRFAATATAHEPRPVAWFGPGARILVAGQAPGMKVHHSGKPFTDPSGDRLRNWMGVDEATFYDRSRVAILPMAFCFPGYDEKGSDLSPPKICAETWRADILAEFTNIRITLLIGGYAQKWHLGTKTGVTETVAAWRDHAPDVFPLPHPSWRNTAWLKKNPWFEAELLPVLRTRISEVLSE, encoded by the coding sequence ATGAACGACCTGATCACGCGTGCAACCGACCTCAGATCCTGCCGACTCTGCGCTGACAGATTCGCCGCAACCGCCACCGCGCACGAACCCCGCCCCGTCGCGTGGTTCGGCCCCGGTGCACGCATTCTGGTCGCCGGTCAGGCCCCTGGCATGAAGGTCCATCACTCCGGCAAACCCTTTACCGATCCCTCCGGCGACAGGCTGCGCAATTGGATGGGCGTCGACGAAGCTACTTTCTACGACCGCTCCCGCGTCGCCATCCTCCCCATGGCCTTTTGCTTCCCCGGCTACGACGAAAAGGGCAGCGATCTATCGCCCCCGAAAATCTGCGCTGAAACCTGGCGTGCGGATATATTGGCCGAGTTCACCAACATCCGCATCACCCTGCTCATCGGCGGCTACGCGCAGAAATGGCATCTCGGCACTAAAACCGGCGTCACCGAAACCGTCGCAGCCTGGCGCGACCATGCGCCAGACGTCTTCCCCTTGCCTCACCCCTCCTGGCGCAATACCGCGTGGCTGAAGAAAAACCCGTGGTTTGAGGCTGAGCTTCTACCTGTCCTACGTACCAGAATTTCCGAGGTTCTCAGCGAATGA
- the mreC gene encoding rod shape-determining protein MreC, whose product MARESYDDSVTRPVRRLLLAVLVLLLVSLVLIWRIDNPRMERIRSAIVDRYVPNMEWAMAPITGIARMAEDFQSYARLFEQNQELRRELQQMRAWREAALQLEQENARLLDLNRVQLDPELTFVTGIVLADSGSPFRRSVLLNVGARDGILDGWATMDGLGVVGRISGVGDSTARVMLLTDAASRIPVTILPSGQQALLMGDNSANPVLDFVEDPEDIAAGDRIVTSGDGGLFPPGLLVGQVVFTSDRLLRARLSADLQRLNFLRVMRSHPGTTLDDPADLIGPPWPPAGMMLDDEGILVPDPSARAEAVPSEDN is encoded by the coding sequence TTGGCCCGGGAAAGTTACGACGATTCCGTTACACGACCCGTCCGGCGCTTGCTGTTGGCGGTGCTGGTTCTGTTGCTCGTCTCGCTTGTTCTGATCTGGCGGATCGACAACCCACGGATGGAGCGTATCCGCTCGGCCATCGTGGACCGCTATGTTCCCAACATGGAATGGGCCATGGCCCCAATCACCGGCATCGCGCGGATGGCGGAAGACTTCCAAAGTTACGCCCGGTTGTTCGAGCAAAATCAAGAGCTTCGACGCGAATTGCAGCAGATGCGCGCCTGGCGCGAGGCGGCGTTGCAGTTGGAGCAGGAAAACGCGCGCCTTCTGGATTTGAACCGCGTGCAACTGGACCCCGAGCTGACATTTGTGACGGGCATCGTGCTGGCTGACAGTGGGTCGCCCTTCCGGCGTTCAGTCTTGCTGAATGTGGGCGCGCGGGACGGGATTTTGGACGGATGGGCCACGATGGACGGCTTAGGCGTGGTTGGGCGCATCTCAGGCGTGGGCGACTCGACCGCGCGCGTGATGCTGCTGACCGATGCCGCAAGCCGCATCCCTGTGACGATCCTGCCAAGTGGGCAACAAGCGCTGTTGATGGGGGACAATTCGGCTAATCCGGTGCTGGATTTCGTGGAAGACCCAGAAGATATCGCGGCCGGCGACCGGATCGTGACAAGCGGCGATGGCGGGCTTTTCCCGCCGGGCCTGTTGGTTGGGCAGGTTGTATTTACGTCAGACAGATTGCTACGCGCGCGCCTTTCGGCGGATTTGCAGCGGCTGAATTTCTTGCGTGTCATGCGCAGCCATCCCGGAACAACACTGGATGATCCGGCTGACCTGATTGGTCCGCCATGGCCACCCGCAGGCATGATGCTCGACGACGAGGGCATTCTGGTTCCTGACCCGTCCGCCAGGGCCGAGGCTGTGCCGTCTGAGGACAACTGA
- the mrdA gene encoding penicillin-binding protein 2, protein MKRTQREIEESVRTITRRSLIVGGLFIGTGGVLAGRMRYLQVERADDFRLLAEENRINLRLLPPARGLIFDRRGVLLAGNEQNYRITIVREDAGDVDAVLDEVARLVNLDLVSLERAREEIRRRPSFVPVTIADRLSWEELSAVAVNAPALPGVNPEVGLSRVYPLGADFAHVVGYVGPVSDWYLEQTGDTDPVLQIPDFQVGRYNVEDKAEGMLRGSAGTSRVEVNASGRVMRELDRDPATPGSDVQLTVDAGLQNYVEARMHGESAGAVIMDCTNGDVLAVASAPTFDPNLFVRGISTTQWTGLNEDPYRPLANKATQGLYPPGSTYKMVVALAALEGGFITPDETVACPGHMEIGNRRFHCWRRGGHGRMNLIESLSQSCDVYYYELAQRVGIENISAMARRLGCGIRHDLPMSGIAEGLAPTMEWKRRRFEQDWVVGDTLNASIGQGFVLSSPLHLAVMTARLASGKTLIPNLIRSVDGVPEARPDPEDLGVDPEHLALIHQGMWRVNNHSRGTAYRSRTMGEEYTIAGKTGTSQVRNITAAERAAGVIRNEDLPWERRDHALYVGFAPYDNPRYAAAVIVEHGGGGSVAAAPIGRDILLRAQVGDVPPSELYPVSQRRGIEEMHRTLPIFEAPPQPSGRTPGREEQGA, encoded by the coding sequence ATGAAACGCACCCAACGTGAAATCGAGGAAAGCGTCCGCACAATCACGCGGCGAAGCCTGATTGTGGGTGGCTTGTTCATTGGCACCGGTGGCGTGCTGGCGGGCCGGATGCGATATTTGCAGGTGGAACGCGCCGATGACTTCCGCCTTCTGGCCGAAGAGAACCGCATCAACTTGCGCCTTTTGCCGCCCGCCCGTGGCCTGATTTTTGACAGGCGCGGGGTGCTGCTCGCGGGCAATGAGCAGAATTACCGCATTACGATTGTGCGCGAAGACGCGGGCGATGTGGATGCCGTGCTGGATGAGGTTGCGCGTCTGGTGAACCTCGACCTCGTGTCGCTGGAGCGCGCGCGCGAGGAAATCCGCCGCCGCCCTTCCTTCGTACCCGTGACCATTGCCGACCGCTTGAGTTGGGAGGAGCTTTCGGCTGTGGCCGTCAACGCCCCTGCCCTACCCGGCGTGAACCCCGAAGTGGGCCTTTCCCGTGTCTACCCGCTCGGCGCGGACTTCGCCCATGTCGTGGGCTATGTTGGGCCCGTTAGCGATTGGTATCTGGAACAAACCGGCGATACCGACCCGGTCCTTCAGATCCCCGACTTTCAGGTTGGCCGCTACAACGTCGAGGACAAGGCCGAGGGCATGCTACGGGGCAGTGCAGGCACCAGCAGGGTGGAGGTCAACGCCTCTGGCCGGGTGATGCGCGAGTTGGATCGTGATCCCGCAACCCCCGGAAGCGATGTTCAGCTAACCGTCGATGCGGGTCTACAGAACTATGTTGAAGCACGGATGCATGGCGAAAGCGCCGGTGCGGTCATCATGGATTGCACCAATGGCGATGTGCTCGCCGTGGCCTCCGCCCCTACCTTCGATCCAAACCTGTTCGTGCGCGGCATCTCCACCACGCAATGGACGGGGCTGAACGAAGACCCCTACCGGCCGCTGGCCAACAAGGCGACGCAGGGTCTTTATCCGCCTGGTTCGACCTACAAGATGGTGGTCGCCCTTGCCGCACTGGAAGGTGGCTTCATCACGCCAGATGAGACGGTTGCCTGCCCTGGCCATATGGAAATCGGCAATCGTCGCTTCCACTGCTGGCGGCGCGGCGGGCATGGCCGGATGAATCTGATCGAGAGCCTCAGCCAATCCTGCGACGTCTACTACTACGAACTCGCGCAGCGCGTGGGGATCGAGAATATCTCGGCCATGGCGCGGCGACTTGGTTGCGGCATCCGCCATGACCTGCCCATGAGCGGCATTGCCGAGGGGCTGGCACCCACAATGGAATGGAAGCGCCGCCGGTTCGAACAGGATTGGGTGGTGGGTGACACGCTGAATGCGTCCATCGGGCAAGGTTTTGTCCTGTCGTCGCCGCTACATCTGGCGGTGATGACCGCGCGACTGGCGAGCGGCAAGACCCTGATCCCGAACCTCATCCGTTCGGTAGATGGCGTGCCGGAGGCGCGGCCTGACCCGGAGGATCTGGGCGTTGATCCAGAACATCTGGCGCTGATCCACCAAGGCATGTGGCGGGTGAACAACCACAGCCGGGGCACGGCCTACCGCAGCCGAACGATGGGTGAGGAATACACGATCGCGGGCAAGACCGGCACCAGCCAGGTCCGCAACATCACCGCAGCTGAACGTGCGGCGGGTGTGATCCGCAATGAGGACCTGCCGTGGGAACGGCGCGACCATGCGCTTTACGTAGGCTTCGCGCCTTACGACAATCCGCGCTATGCGGCCGCCGTTATCGTGGAACATGGCGGCGGCGGATCAGTCGCGGCAGCCCCCATTGGGCGTGACATCCTACTACGCGCTCAGGTGGGCGATGTGCCACCGTCCGAGCTTTACCCCGTCAGCCAGCGACGCGGCATTGAAGAGATGCACCGCACCCTGCCGATTTTTGAGGCCCCGCCGCAACCATCAGGCCGCACGCCGGGCCGGGAGGAGCAAGGCGCATGA
- a CDS encoding 2-hydroxyacid dehydrogenase, producing the protein MSDPVILFAARPERWATYEAPLRTALAKAGVSDSGLVLQAAPETVDYIVYAPNSEVQDFTPYTRLKAVLNLWAGVEQVVGNETLRVPLARMVDSGLTDGMVEWCVGHVLRHHLGMDVHIHGQDGIWRNGEVPPLARDRNVVVFGLGALGRAVAEALVGLGFNVSGWARSEKRIDGVSCFAGDDGLAAALERAEIAVLLLPDTPATTDLFHAETLAQMPHGAVIVNPGRGPLIDDTALLAALHTGKIGHATLDVFRVEPLPADDPFWAHPNVTVTPHIASETRADTASEVIAENIRRGEAGEPFLHLVDREAGY; encoded by the coding sequence ATGTCAGATCCTGTAATTCTGTTCGCCGCCCGGCCTGAGCGGTGGGCCACCTACGAGGCCCCCTTGCGGACTGCATTGGCAAAAGCCGGTGTGTCGGACAGTGGTTTGGTGTTACAAGCCGCGCCCGAGACAGTGGACTACATTGTCTATGCTCCGAATTCGGAAGTTCAGGACTTCACCCCCTACACGCGGCTGAAAGCCGTGTTGAACCTGTGGGCCGGGGTGGAGCAGGTCGTGGGCAACGAGACCTTGCGCGTTCCCCTCGCCCGTATGGTCGACAGCGGCCTGACCGACGGCATGGTCGAATGGTGCGTGGGCCATGTGCTGCGCCACCATCTGGGTATGGATGTGCATATCCATGGGCAGGACGGCATATGGCGGAACGGCGAAGTTCCTCCATTGGCGCGGGACCGCAATGTCGTGGTGTTTGGCTTGGGGGCATTGGGCCGCGCTGTTGCGGAGGCTTTGGTCGGGCTGGGTTTCAACGTGAGCGGTTGGGCGCGGTCTGAGAAACGGATCGACGGTGTAAGCTGCTTCGCCGGCGACGATGGCTTGGCCGCAGCGCTCGAGCGGGCTGAGATCGCAGTTTTGTTGCTGCCCGACACGCCCGCGACGACTGACCTGTTTCACGCGGAAACGCTGGCGCAGATGCCGCACGGCGCTGTGATTGTTAACCCGGGTCGCGGGCCTTTGATTGACGATACAGCTTTGTTGGCCGCGCTACATACCGGGAAAATCGGCCATGCGACGCTGGATGTGTTCCGGGTGGAGCCTTTGCCTGCGGATGATCCGTTCTGGGCGCATCCAAATGTGACGGTGACACCCCACATCGCATCCGAGACGCGGGCTGATACCGCATCAGAGGTAATTGCCGAGAACATCCGGCGCGGGGAAGCGGGTGAGCCATTCCTGCACCTCGTGGACCGGGAGGCGGGCTATTAA
- a CDS encoding permease, whose amino-acid sequence MADQSLNPWTLPALWKRLDKAWAVVILIPLVVLTFDAPMFQPVVTTAAKAFGGTVPIILFAITAVAYVKASGAETLIAKAFTGNPVRMIMMAALLGGLSPFCSCEVIPFIAALLAVGAPLAAVMAFWLASPLMDPAMFFVTSGELGLAFAIGKTVAAVGLGMLGGFATLAFAKSPVFADPLREKPKVGGCCGVKAPFQGTPVWAFWREGERRVAFRESFVDNALFLAKWLMIAYLFEALMIEYETTQYVAQFLGGESVFTIILAALVGMPAYLNGYMAVGLMGGLVEQGMNPGAAMSFVIAGGVSSIPAAVAVWALVKPRVFAAYLGFALIGAVLAGLAWGALA is encoded by the coding sequence ATGGCTGACCAGTCACTTAACCCTTGGACCTTGCCCGCCTTGTGGAAGCGGCTCGATAAGGCGTGGGCGGTTGTCATTCTGATCCCATTGGTCGTCCTGACCTTTGACGCGCCGATGTTTCAGCCGGTGGTCACAACAGCCGCGAAAGCGTTCGGCGGCACGGTCCCCATCATCCTGTTTGCGATTACGGCAGTCGCCTACGTGAAAGCGAGCGGGGCAGAGACCCTGATCGCAAAAGCGTTTACCGGAAATCCTGTGCGAATGATCATGATGGCGGCCCTTCTGGGCGGGCTATCGCCCTTTTGTTCGTGCGAAGTAATCCCATTCATCGCGGCTTTGCTGGCCGTGGGCGCGCCCTTGGCCGCCGTTATGGCGTTCTGGCTCGCCTCGCCCCTGATGGATCCGGCGATGTTCTTTGTGACCTCCGGCGAATTGGGCCTCGCCTTTGCCATTGGCAAAACGGTGGCTGCCGTAGGGCTTGGCATGTTGGGAGGGTTCGCGACTTTGGCCTTCGCAAAATCGCCTGTCTTTGCCGACCCGTTGCGCGAAAAGCCCAAGGTTGGTGGATGTTGCGGTGTAAAGGCACCGTTCCAAGGCACGCCAGTCTGGGCCTTCTGGCGGGAAGGCGAACGGCGCGTGGCGTTCCGCGAAAGCTTTGTCGATAATGCCCTGTTCCTCGCTAAGTGGCTGATGATCGCCTACCTCTTCGAGGCGCTGATGATCGAATATGAGACGACGCAGTACGTCGCACAGTTCCTTGGCGGGGAGAGTGTTTTCACCATCATCCTTGCGGCGCTGGTTGGCATGCCCGCCTACCTGAACGGCTATATGGCCGTGGGTCTGATGGGCGGCCTGGTGGAGCAAGGGATGAACCCGGGCGCGGCCATGTCGTTCGTGATCGCGGGCGGGGTCAGCAGCATTCCGGCGGCTGTGGCTGTCTGGGCGTTGGTCAAGCCGCGGGTCTTTGCCGCTTACCTTGGTTTTGCATTGATTGGGGCTGTTCTTGCCGGCTTGGCATGGGGCGCCCTTGCGTGA
- a CDS encoding SseB family protein — MTPLDTAFAAMAANPDDTAARLAWFDRLAASELVLLLEEEAQGDRVKPRIFTVEGADLVLAFDRDERLAEFAGSGAPYAAMSGRALAGMLTDAGLGLGVNLGAPSETVLENEAMAWLSGVLSEQPAEVEDQPEEVRPPANLPEALLTALDLRLASAIGRANMAYLVATTFAGGRQSHLLAFIDPAPGAETALAQLVAEALTFSGLEAASLDVGFFRASDPFCAQLAKVGLRFDLPQPEEPPKRTAPGTDPEQPPKLR, encoded by the coding sequence ATGACCCCCCTCGATACCGCCTTCGCCGCCATGGCCGCGAACCCTGACGATACTGCCGCGCGTCTGGCATGGTTCGACCGCCTCGCCGCGTCGGAACTTGTTCTGCTTTTGGAGGAAGAGGCGCAAGGCGACCGCGTGAAACCGCGCATCTTCACCGTCGAAGGCGCTGACCTTGTTCTGGCATTCGACCGCGACGAACGGCTGGCTGAATTCGCGGGCTCAGGGGCCCCCTACGCTGCGATGTCAGGCCGCGCACTGGCCGGGATGCTGACTGATGCGGGCCTTGGACTGGGCGTCAATTTGGGTGCGCCTTCTGAAACGGTGCTGGAAAACGAAGCAATGGCTTGGCTTTCTGGCGTGCTTTCCGAACAGCCCGCCGAAGTCGAAGACCAACCCGAAGAGGTCCGTCCCCCCGCCAACTTGCCCGAGGCGTTATTGACAGCCCTCGACCTGCGCCTCGCCTCCGCCATTGGTCGCGCAAACATGGCCTACCTCGTGGCGACCACGTTTGCGGGCGGCCGCCAGAGCCACCTGCTTGCGTTCATCGACCCCGCCCCGGGCGCGGAAACGGCACTGGCGCAGCTGGTGGCGGAAGCGCTGACCTTCTCGGGATTGGAGGCCGCCAGCCTCGATGTGGGCTTCTTCCGCGCCTCCGATCCGTTCTGCGCACAACTCGCCAAAGTGGGCCTTCGGTTTGATTTGCCCCAGCCCGAGGAACCGCCGAAGCGCACGGCGCCCGGCACCGATCCGGAACAGCCACCGAAACTGCGTTAA
- the rodA gene encoding rod shape-determining protein RodA encodes MSFLEYNVKSAPTGWQKILHLNWALALLLISVACVGFLMLYSVAGGSFSPWAETQMQRFALGFCAMIIVALVPIWFWRNMSVLAYIISILLLLYVEFFGSTFGGAQRWIDLGFMRLQPSEVAKITVVMMLAAYYDWLDLEKVSNPLYVIIPLLIIGLPVGLTFIQPDLGTSLLILLGGGAVIFLAGVHWLYFASVIGLGIGAVTAVFASRGTDWALLADYQYSRIDTFLDPTRDPLGEGYHITQSQIALGSGGWTGRGFMQGTQIRGDFLPESHTDFIFPTLAEEFGFVGAASLLLLYVLILVFCIATALMARERYASLVVMGVAVTFFLYFALNMAMVMGLAPVVGVPLPLVSYGGSAMLVLMVAFGLVQSAHVHRAR; translated from the coding sequence ATGAGCTTTCTCGAATACAACGTCAAATCAGCCCCGACCGGCTGGCAGAAGATCCTGCACCTGAACTGGGCGCTGGCGCTATTGCTGATCTCGGTGGCGTGTGTCGGTTTCCTGATGCTCTACTCCGTCGCGGGCGGTTCCTTCAGCCCCTGGGCCGAGACGCAGATGCAGCGCTTTGCCCTTGGCTTCTGCGCTATGATCATCGTGGCGTTGGTGCCGATCTGGTTCTGGCGCAACATGTCTGTGCTGGCCTATATCATATCCATCTTGCTTCTGCTGTATGTGGAATTCTTCGGCTCCACCTTCGGCGGCGCGCAACGCTGGATCGACCTTGGGTTCATGCGGTTGCAACCGTCCGAGGTGGCCAAGATCACGGTCGTAATGATGCTGGCCGCCTACTATGATTGGCTGGATCTGGAGAAGGTCTCCAACCCGCTTTACGTCATCATCCCGCTTCTGATCATCGGTTTGCCCGTTGGCCTTACATTCATCCAACCCGACCTCGGCACCTCGCTTCTGATCCTGTTGGGCGGCGGTGCGGTGATCTTTCTGGCCGGCGTGCATTGGCTCTACTTCGCTTCTGTCATCGGGCTCGGGATCGGCGCGGTGACAGCCGTGTTTGCAAGTCGCGGCACGGATTGGGCCTTGTTGGCGGACTATCAGTATTCGCGTATCGACACGTTTCTGGACCCAACCCGCGATCCATTGGGGGAGGGCTATCACATCACGCAAAGCCAGATCGCGCTTGGGTCTGGCGGGTGGACGGGGCGTGGCTTCATGCAGGGCACGCAGATCCGGGGCGACTTCCTGCCAGAAAGCCATACTGACTTTATCTTCCCCACATTGGCGGAAGAGTTTGGGTTCGTCGGCGCGGCTTCCTTGCTGCTGCTTTACGTGCTGATCCTTGTCTTCTGCATTGCCACCGCGTTGATGGCGCGCGAACGCTACGCCTCACTTGTGGTGATGGGTGTGGCCGTGACCTTCTTCCTCTACTTCGCGCTGAACATGGCAATGGTCATGGGCCTTGCCCCGGTTGTGGGTGTGCCGCTTCCACTGGTCAGTTATGGCGGATCGGCCATGTTGGTCTTGATGGTGGCCTTTGGTTTGGTGCAATCGGCACACGTCCACCGCGCCCGATAG
- a CDS encoding ArsR/SmtB family transcription factor translates to MINVVNAPIDELDVSPEEELAVVSTAFAALGSEVRLAIVMRLVRAEPNGMATGKLGDAVGLSGSVLTHHLKHLKVAGLVFEERRGRQIILHADTKLIADLSDFMLAECCLDQSVERLHG, encoded by the coding sequence ATGATAAACGTAGTTAACGCCCCAATAGACGAACTAGACGTCAGCCCGGAAGAGGAGCTGGCGGTTGTCTCAACGGCCTTCGCTGCCCTCGGATCCGAAGTGCGGCTGGCGATTGTGATGCGTCTGGTCCGCGCAGAGCCAAACGGCATGGCCACGGGCAAATTGGGCGACGCGGTGGGCTTAAGCGGATCGGTCCTGACCCATCACTTGAAGCATTTGAAGGTTGCGGGCCTTGTCTTTGAAGAGCGCCGTGGCCGCCAAATCATCCTTCATGCAGATACCAAGCTGATCGCCGACCTATCGGATTTCATGCTGGCCGAATGCTGTCTTGATCAATCGGTGGAGCGCCTCCATGGCTGA
- a CDS encoding rod shape-determining protein MreD: MSALSARHIWRYRLMFLVLALTIITLRLIPIDQSYVPPEAPAIPSFGDIIRISISRFFGSLPPPDLLLALTFAWMIRQPAVVPLGMLLVVFLLADFLFQRPPGLWTLLIILASESIRTRRLTMAEFPFLVEWGVVAGAIMGMVLLNRLVLWILLVDLDPLGLTLLQGIVTIVIYPIVVAVSKFVFGLRKLGPTELEAL; this comes from the coding sequence ATGAGCGCGCTGTCCGCCCGCCATATTTGGCGCTATCGGTTGATGTTTCTGGTGCTGGCACTGACCATCATAACCCTGCGATTGATTCCGATCGACCAAAGTTATGTCCCGCCGGAAGCACCGGCTATCCCCTCATTCGGCGACATCATTCGCATCTCGATCAGTCGATTCTTCGGATCGCTCCCGCCGCCGGACCTGCTCTTGGCATTGACCTTCGCCTGGATGATCCGACAACCGGCGGTCGTTCCATTGGGAATGCTGCTCGTCGTGTTTCTTTTGGCTGATTTTCTCTTCCAGCGGCCACCTGGGCTATGGACGTTGCTGATAATTCTGGCATCCGAGAGCATCCGGACGCGGCGGCTGACGATGGCTGAATTTCCGTTTCTTGTAGAATGGGGGGTCGTGGCCGGTGCGATCATGGGCATGGTTTTGCTCAATCGGCTGGTTTTATGGATCCTGCTGGTGGATCTCGATCCGCTCGGGCTTACGTTGCTTCAGGGGATCGTCACGATTGTGATCTATCCAATCGTCGTCGCCGTCTCGAAATTTGTCTTCGGCTTGCGTAAGCTCGGCCCGACCGAGCTTGAAGCCTTGTAA